The Deltaproteobacteria bacterium DNA window CGCGAGCTTTCGGGCGGGAAACTCGACCGCTGCGTACTCTACGTCTTCCGCTGCGCCGTCCATTTCGCGGAACATTCCGGCGACCATTTTAACGAAAATTCCCCGCCCGACCCGGAACTTCTGAAGTGGTGGAACTGGTCGGATGAGAACCTTAAAAAGTGCGGTATCACCTGACCATGAAAATCCATCGATATTGACTTATTGTGGCAAATTTGATACATTTATAATATCCTAATAAAGAAGCAAATTTACCCAAATATAGGATGATAAAATGGCAAGCAACCAAAGGATACTTCTTGATCAGGTTTTAGAGCAAAAGCGTCAAGAACTTGCACCAACAGCTACCCAAGCGTATTATTTTGAAATTTTCACTGCAGAACAGATCCTTAAGGATTATGACCTTTCTTATGATGAAATTGAAGCGGGGAATACAGGTGGCAGTGGAGATGGAGGTATTGACGCCTTCTATTCATTCGTGAATGGCGAGTTAATCCAAGAAGATAGTGACTTTTCTGCTGCGAAAAAGAATATCACCATCGAACTATATATTATTCAATGCAAAACGAGCACTGGGTTCTCTGAGACTGCGATTGATAAACTGATCTCGACTACGGAAGATTTGTTTGACCTATCTAAGCCGACTTCTGACCTTAAAACAGCTTATAATGAGAGCCTGCTTGTGGCTATTGAGCGATTTAGAGATATATATCAATCCCTTGCGTCCAAATTCCCCCAACTCCACATGAACTATTTTTATGCCACGAAAGGCGATGAGGTTCATCCAAACGTACAGCGAAAAATCACTCGGCTTGAGAGCACAGTAAAAAACCATTTCTCCTCAGCCGAATTCAAATTCAAGTTCCTTAACGCGTCTGAATTGCTTCAATCGGCATGGCGAACACCTACCACATCATATGAACTTAACCTTTCAGAGAATCCAATTTCCTCAACGGGTGCCGTAGCATTTGTATGCTTGGTATCCCTTAAAGATTTTTTTAAATTTATTACTGACGCACAAGGGCATTTAATAAGATATATATTTGAGGCTAATGTCAGGGACTACCAGGGTAAAACAGAAGTAAATGAACAGATTCAAGCATCCTTAAACTCAGTGCCATGTGAAGACTTCTGGTGGCTGAATAATGGGATTACCATTCTATCAAGTAAGGCTACCCAAAGCGGTAAAGCTCTAACCATCGAAAATCCAGAGATTGTTAATGGCCTG harbors:
- a CDS encoding AIPR family protein, encoding MASNQRILLDQVLEQKRQELAPTATQAYYFEIFTAEQILKDYDLSYDEIEAGNTGGSGDGGIDAFYSFVNGELIQEDSDFSAAKKNITIELYIIQCKTSTGFSETAIDKLISTTEDLFDLSKPTSDLKTAYNESLLVAIERFRDIYQSLASKFPQLHMNYFYATKGDEVHPNVQRKITRLESTVKNHFSSAEFKFKFLNASELLQSAWRTPTTSYELNLSENPISSTGAVAFVCLVSLKDFFKFITDAQGHLIRYIFEANVRDYQGKTEVNEQIQASLNSVPCEDFWWLNNGITILSSKATQSGKALTIENPEIVNGLQTSTEIANYFKICNTEKENRNLLVRVIVPNQSESRDRIIKATNSQTTIPPASLRATDKIHRNIEEYLKPLGLYYDRRKNFYKNEGKPINRIISIPQIAQAVMAVLLKQPDMARARPSSLIKRDEEYFKLFNPTYPIEIYRTCTELMKKTDLFLNTHSLSSTDKNNPESVTPSLHTCFHGLGGVNFRSFSALTILERRI
- a CDS encoding helix-hairpin-helix domain-containing protein, coding for MKKSELEIIPGVGKSIAADLERLGISRVADLRGRDPQELYDQLRELSGGKLDRCVLYVFRCAVHFAEHSGDHFNENSPPDPELLKWWNWSDENLKKCGIT